From the Chloroflexota bacterium genome, one window contains:
- a CDS encoding YfhO family protein, producing MDLLDQAAAEIGKRHSGKYGRVYSLAMRVGMRGVRGLAQGIMRRARFGWQSEMRGDVGAIAFLFCAVLFLFREAILAGKIYYESDTVTFYFPLAMRVDQAFAQGRIPLWTPNMLAGFPLFADGETGILYPLNLLLFAILPAVQGFVWQRVIHFFLAGCFTYAYARLLDLSRSAAMVAALVFTLGSFMVAQMHHANVVNSATWLPLILFFLEKGLCSRGKRFYLYLTLAGVALGVESLAVHVQPVLLTSLAIALYVAFRVLLASGITVEMRSFGPLVRTGVVRSLLLLQVLFLVFTIGLGLAAVQLLPLYELSRYSFRGYRAAWEFATSFSLPMQNILTLLFPYFFRGPHGENWSPWVHWETTVYAGIAPLILASLAVIWVRNRYVLFFGVLALLSLLLAFGGYLPIKLYWLVWRVPVLSMMRVPGRFSLLFILSVAILAGFGLDWLRKRALSHGSSASASSLTQVRRDRFGLYLAVLAACLGGIGLLLSSGRAWLVTNRELALALIQRFYLAQDRGNATLTAEQAYDFLLHSLDLSNPRTIVSLVLLLLTVLTLFCFQRFTIAPWLGQGLLVLLVAGDLLYFASGFHPMISIERLVTPSAAIDFMREGAGLYRVYTWRHVELESNKLTQFGLAQFGGYSSLRMDRHRIYTVHAQRAGNRLLDLANVRYVQAAKDTSSSALSRYRPVFQDGENMVYENPNYLPRAFLVPSVKIIKPGPGVMRRMMESDFDPAKEAILEEPFDLTRLMVPDKVSTLGVSPDVSLMGSTEVVHYSPQRVLLRVQAARNALLVLTDAYYPGWKAFVGGKRTKIYRADYLFRAVYVPQGDHTVEFVFDPFMVKLGLLISAITAILLLLFWLTVIYESHLTKAALHLILKKDTRGSPEAVLPHGGE from the coding sequence GTGGACCTGCTGGATCAAGCAGCTGCTGAGATCGGGAAAAGGCATAGCGGCAAATATGGGCGAGTGTACTCCCTGGCTATGAGGGTGGGGATGAGGGGTGTCCGGGGTCTGGCCCAAGGAATCATGAGGCGAGCCAGGTTTGGGTGGCAGAGCGAGATGAGAGGCGATGTTGGGGCCATCGCCTTTCTGTTTTGTGCCGTGCTTTTCCTCTTCAGGGAAGCTATTCTGGCAGGCAAGATCTACTATGAAAGTGATACCGTCACTTTCTATTTTCCTCTGGCGATGCGGGTGGATCAGGCCTTTGCCCAGGGACGCATCCCGTTATGGACGCCCAATATGCTCGCCGGATTCCCTCTTTTTGCCGATGGGGAAACGGGCATACTTTATCCCCTGAATCTGCTCCTGTTCGCTATTCTTCCTGCCGTGCAGGGCTTCGTCTGGCAGCGGGTGATCCACTTCTTCCTGGCGGGCTGCTTCACCTATGCTTACGCGCGGCTGCTCGACTTGAGCCGATCAGCGGCCATGGTGGCAGCCCTGGTCTTCACCCTCGGTAGCTTTATGGTCGCCCAAATGCATCATGCTAATGTCGTGAACAGTGCTACCTGGCTGCCGTTGATCCTGTTCTTCCTGGAAAAGGGCCTATGCTCTCGGGGCAAGCGCTTTTATCTCTACCTCACCCTCGCTGGGGTTGCCTTGGGTGTTGAGTCCCTGGCCGTACATGTCCAGCCGGTACTGCTCACGTCGCTGGCCATCGCTCTGTACGTGGCCTTTCGTGTCCTCCTTGCAAGTGGGATCACCGTTGAGATGAGGTCGTTTGGTCCCCTCGTCCGGACAGGGGTGGTACGATCGTTGCTCCTTTTGCAAGTGCTGTTCCTGGTGTTCACCATTGGCCTCGGCCTGGCCGCGGTACAGCTTTTGCCACTTTATGAGTTATCTCGCTATTCTTTTCGAGGCTATCGCGCCGCCTGGGAGTTTGCCACGTCGTTCTCTCTGCCGATGCAAAATATTTTGACCTTGCTCTTCCCTTATTTCTTCCGTGGCCCCCATGGGGAGAACTGGTCGCCCTGGGTGCACTGGGAGACGACTGTCTATGCCGGAATTGCCCCACTGATTCTGGCCTCCCTGGCCGTCATCTGGGTGAGAAATAGATATGTTCTCTTCTTCGGTGTCTTGGCCCTGCTGAGTCTATTGCTGGCCTTCGGCGGCTATTTGCCCATCAAGCTTTATTGGCTGGTGTGGCGCGTGCCTGTGCTTTCGATGATGCGCGTGCCGGGCCGCTTCAGCTTGCTGTTTATCCTCTCTGTGGCCATATTGGCCGGGTTTGGTTTGGATTGGCTGCGAAAAAGAGCACTGAGTCATGGCTCGTCTGCCTCTGCATCATCCCTGACTCAGGTGAGACGGGACCGGTTCGGTCTATATCTAGCTGTCCTGGCGGCATGTCTGGGTGGGATAGGTTTGCTTCTGAGCAGCGGTCGGGCCTGGCTGGTGACCAATAGAGAACTGGCTCTCGCTCTGATCCAGCGATTCTATCTGGCTCAGGACCGAGGCAACGCCACGCTCACCGCTGAACAAGCGTACGATTTCTTGTTGCATTCTTTAGACCTTTCTAACCCAAGGACGATCGTGTCCCTGGTCCTTTTACTACTCACTGTTCTGACGCTCTTCTGTTTCCAACGCTTTACAATTGCTCCCTGGTTGGGGCAAGGTTTGTTAGTGCTTCTCGTGGCTGGCGATTTGCTCTATTTTGCCTCGGGATTTCACCCGATGATTTCAATTGAACGGCTGGTCACGCCCTCAGCGGCCATTGATTTTATGAGAGAAGGCGCTGGCCTCTATCGGGTTTACACTTGGAGGCATGTCGAGCTGGAATCCAATAAGCTGACCCAATTCGGGCTGGCCCAGTTTGGGGGCTATAGTTCTCTGAGGATGGATCGTCACCGTATCTATACGGTTCATGCCCAACGCGCTGGCAATCGTCTACTGGACCTGGCCAATGTCCGCTATGTTCAGGCAGCCAAAGATACGTCGAGCAGTGCGCTGTCCAGGTACCGGCCGGTTTTTCAGGATGGCGAAAACATGGTCTATGAGAACCCCAATTATCTGCCGAGGGCTTTTCTTGTCCCCTCGGTCAAAATCATCAAGCCCGGGCCAGGCGTTATGAGGCGGATGATGGAAAGCGACTTCGACCCGGCCAAAGAGGCCATCCTCGAGGAACCCTTCGATTTGACGCGGTTGATGGTGCCTGATAAGGTATCAACGTTGGGGGTCAGTCCCGATGTTTCCCTAATGGGTTCCACTGAGGTAGTGCATTACTCGCCCCAAAGAGTTCTTCTGCGGGTACAGGCCGCAAGAAATGCCTTGTTAGTCCTCACCGATGCCTATTATCCGGGATGGAAAGCCTTTGTGGGTGGGAAGAGGACAAAGATCTATCGGGCTGATTACCTCTTCCGGGCGGTTTACGTTCCTCAAGGCGATCACACCGTGGAGTTTGTGTTCGACCCCTTCATGGTGAAATTGGGGCTCCTGATTAGCGCTATTACAGCCATCCTCCTTCTTCTGTTTTGGCTCACGGTGATCTACGAGTCGCATTTGACAAAAGCTGCCCTGCATCTTATACTTAAAAAGGACACCCGTGGCAGTCCTGAAGCGGTCCTACCGCACGGTGGGGAGTAA
- a CDS encoding EamA family transporter has translation MRAFLLLLVAICLSVSGELLLKYGVNQIGVLSMHPSLLLGGLTRAFTTVPILLGFGLVFSGSIFWLSVISRVDLSYAYPMLSLGYVLVVVTSWLILREQVSLLRFAGVSIICLGVFIVSRS, from the coding sequence GTGAGAGCCTTTTTACTGTTGTTAGTCGCTATATGTCTCTCAGTCAGTGGTGAGCTATTGCTGAAATACGGAGTCAACCAGATTGGAGTTCTTTCAATGCATCCTAGCCTCCTGCTTGGCGGGCTGACACGTGCTTTTACTACCGTACCGATACTCCTCGGCTTCGGATTGGTCTTCTCTGGCTCTATCTTCTGGCTATCGGTCATATCACGGGTCGATCTGAGCTATGCCTATCCTATGCTCAGCCTGGGCTATGTTCTGGTGGTAGTGACCTCCTGGTTGATCTTGCGCGAGCAGGTTTCGCTCCTGCGTTTTGCTGGAGTATCTATAATCTGCCTGGGAGTCTTCATCGTTTCCAGGAGCTGA